The genome window TCACGCGCGCCGCGAATGAGCTCGCGCGGGCAGTGCGCGTGCGAATTCAGGTGTCGGGCTATGACGCGCAATGTCTGATGATCGAAGCGGGGTTAGGCGTGGGCGTCATGCCGCAAGCGGTTGCGCAACAACATGCGCGGTCGTCGCGACTGGGCATCGTTGCATTGACCGATGCCTGGGCTGCGCGCGAGTTGCTCATCGGCGTGCGTTCGCTTGCTGCGCTTCCCGAAGCGTGCAAGAGACTTGTCGAGCATCTCGCTAGCGTGCCTCCGGCATAGGCACGGTGCTAACATCGCCGCAAGAGGCACGCATGGAGACTTCCGATCATGAGCCGCAAGCAGATCGCCGTGAAAGGCCCTCGCGTAAAGATCGTACCGAACGCGGCATCGCCCCTTGAAAAGCATGCGGCGAGGCCGGCAAAACGGCACACCGCCGAGCTGGCCTATGCGGAACTGCGCCGCCGCATCATCGAAAGCGAATTGACGCCGGGCTCTTATCTGCTCGAACAGGAAGTCGCCCTCATGCTCGGCTTTAGCCGCACGCCGATTCGCGAGGCTGCGATTCGCCTCCAGGGCGAGGGCCTCGTGCAGATCGTGCCCCGTCACGGCATACGCATCGTGCCGACGTCTCTTTCGGACATCGAGAACATCTATCAAGTGCTGATCAGTCTGGAATCGACGGCGGCGGGGCTTGTCGCTTCTCGCAAGGACGTCGATCTGACTCCGCTCGTCGAAGCATGCGAGACGATGACTGCTGCGCTGGAGCGCGCAGACTTGCTTGCCTGGACCGCGGCCGACGAAGTCTTCCACGAGACGCTCATTGCCCTAAGCGCAAACGCGCGACTCAAGAGCGTGGTGATGAATTGCCGTGACCAGGTGCATCGCGTCAGGCGCTTTACGCAGATGGTGAAGGCGCATCCTCAGCCGCGTGCATCCATTCAGGAGCATTACGCAATCATCGATGCCATTCGCCGCGGCGACGCTTCGAAGGCAAGCGCGTTGTACCGCGCGCACCGTGAACGCGGCTGGCGCGATCAGACCAAAGTGCTCGAGCAATTCGGCATACAACAGGCCTGAGAAGCGCAATAAGAAGGCCGCGACAAAACCCGGGCCAGCGCATACGCGGGTATGCCCGCCCCAAGCAAGCCTTGTCTTTAACGAATTTAATGCATACATTAACTCGCACAGTTATTCGAACTACAGCGTGTCGCTGCAGCGTGCGATTACCGGCGTCTAGCTAGAGACAGGCACACAATCAAGTGCGGCCGCATACGCCTCGGCACCGTGCGAGACCGCCGATCATGGATGGAGACGCCTACATGTTTAGTGAACGAAGCCTGAGGAGCGTGGCACGCGGAATCGGTGCAATGTCGTTGATCGCGGCATTCGCTTGCGGCACGGTCGCGCGTGCGGCGCCGCTGACCGTCACCCATTGGGGCGACGGCATGTATGGCGTACCTTTCGCGGTGGCTCAGGAAAAGGGCTTCTTCAAGGAAGCGGGTGTGAACGTGACGGGTTTCATCACGTCGGAAGGCGGGGGCACGACCGTGCGCAACGCGATGGCTTCCGAAATTCCCTACGGCGAAGTGGCGCTTCCCGCCGCAATATCGGCGGTGAAGCAAGGCGTGGATCTGACGATCGTGCATGGCGGGGTACAAAGCCTTGCCGACTTAGTCTGGGTCGAACTGAAAAACGGCACGATCACGAACATTCAACAAATGAAGGGCAAGACGATCGGCTACAGCAGTCCGAAGTCGACGACCGACACCATCGTCACCATTGCGCTCGATCGCGCGGGTCTGGCAGGTCAGGTGCAGCGCAAGCCAGTGGGCAGTTCGAGCGGCATGCTGACATCGCTGCAACAAGGCGCAGTGGATGTCGCCTACATGAACGAGCCCGCCTATAGCACGAAGAAAGACCAATTGCGCATTGCGTTCCGCTCGCTCGATATCGTTCCGAACGAAACGCAGACTGTCGGTATCGTGCGCACCGACTATCTCAAAGCACATCGTGAAGTGATTCGCGGCATCATCAATGCGCGACGCAAGGCGGTCCAGTACATCGCGGCGCATCGCGAGGAGTCCGCCCAAATACTTGCGAAGCAGTACAAGCTGGACCCGGCAGTCACTGCGTCCGCGATCAACAACGTGCTCGATGCGGACCCGAAATACTGGAGCGAAGGAAGCTTCGACCGCAAAGGCATGGACGAGGTGCTGAAGGGCTTGATTCTCGTGAAGGCCATTCCGGACGGACCGTTCGAGTGGTCGAAGATAATCGATGAGTCACTGCTGCCCGCCGATTTGCAAACCAGGAAGTGAGGCCGCGATGAGCGTCTTGCCACGTCGCACCAAGATATCCGTCGTATCCCGCGACGATGCATCGCAAGGCGCGGATCGCGTGCAGGCACGCTTGACCGACGTGACGCGCATTTATCCCGGCAGCGCCGGCAAGCCGCCGTTTCACGCACTAGGGCCTGTTAGCCTCGACCTTCGTGCAGGCGAGTTCTTTTCGGTAGTCGGTCCTTCCGGATGCGGCAAATCC of Caballeronia sp. Lep1P3 contains these proteins:
- a CDS encoding ABC transporter substrate-binding protein; its protein translation is MSLIAAFACGTVARAAPLTVTHWGDGMYGVPFAVAQEKGFFKEAGVNVTGFITSEGGGTTVRNAMASEIPYGEVALPAAISAVKQGVDLTIVHGGVQSLADLVWVELKNGTITNIQQMKGKTIGYSSPKSTTDTIVTIALDRAGLAGQVQRKPVGSSSGMLTSLQQGAVDVAYMNEPAYSTKKDQLRIAFRSLDIVPNETQTVGIVRTDYLKAHREVIRGIINARRKAVQYIAAHREESAQILAKQYKLDPAVTASAINNVLDADPKYWSEGSFDRKGMDEVLKGLILVKAIPDGPFEWSKIIDESLLPADLQTRK
- a CDS encoding GntR family transcriptional regulator, with translation MSRKQIAVKGPRVKIVPNAASPLEKHAARPAKRHTAELAYAELRRRIIESELTPGSYLLEQEVALMLGFSRTPIREAAIRLQGEGLVQIVPRHGIRIVPTSLSDIENIYQVLISLESTAAGLVASRKDVDLTPLVEACETMTAALERADLLAWTAADEVFHETLIALSANARLKSVVMNCRDQVHRVRRFTQMVKAHPQPRASIQEHYAIIDAIRRGDASKASALYRAHRERGWRDQTKVLEQFGIQQA